The Amycolatopsis methanolica 239 nucleotide sequence GGGCGGAGGGCTTCGGACGCAACACCGGCGAGTCCGAGGAGGGCCTGGCCGCGCTCGCGGTGCCGATCCCGCGCGCCACCGGCCGCGTGCTGTGCAGCCTCGCGCTCACCGGTCCCCTGTTCCGGTTCAACCCCGATCCGGCCGCCGGCGTTTCGCCGCGTGAGCTGGAGCTGACGACGATGCTGCGGCACTCCGCGGCGCAGATCGCGAACCAGCTCGTCTACTGAGGAGCACAATGGGCAGGGACGAGAGAGGGGGCGCCATGCCCGACGAAACCACGCCCGAGGGCGACTACACCGAATCCGGCGTGCCGAGCTTCGACTTCGTGCGCGACCGCATCGAGAACCGCTACGCGACAGCCCTCGGCTCGACCGAGCTGGCCGGGGAGACCACGGAGGCGTCCGCGTTCGACGAGAAGCTGGCCGACCGGGACCGCGCCGCGCGCGACAAGCTGGAGGAGATCCGCCGCTCGATGCGCGGCGAGTGAATTCAGGGCTTCTGCCAGACCGAGACGTGCTTGCGGCTCCCCGGTGAACGGCTCGCGCGCCCAGTCCGACCACCGCTCCCGCAGGCGCATCCCGGCCATCTCGGCCATCAGGTCGAGCTCCGACGGCCAGACGTAGCGGAACGGGATCGACCGGAACGCGCCGCGGCCGCCGGTGACGTCGACGTAATTGGAGCTCATCGCCTGCGTGGCCACGTCGTACACGTCGTAGGCCCAGTTCGTCGCGCCGCCGTGGAACGGCACGACGGTCTGGCCGTGTGGGAGCTGCCGCAGCGCGGGCACCCCGACCTCGATCACGAAGCACCCGCCCGGCCGGAGGTGCGCGGCGGCGTTGCGGAAGCACGCGACCTGTTCCGCCTGGGTGGTCAGGTTCATGATCGTGTTGAAGACCAGGTAGGCCACCGAAAACTCGCCCGGCACCCGAGTTGTCGCGAAGTCACCGATCGTCACGCCGACCGCGTCGCCACCCGGCTTCGCGCGCAGGCGGGCCACCATCGCGCGGGAGAGGTCGATGCCGTGCACCGACACGCCACGCGCGGCGAGCGGCAGCGCGATCCGGCCGGTGCCGATGCCGAGTTCGAGGGCCGCGCCGTCGCCGGCGAGACCGGCGAGGAACCCGACCGTCGCCGCCACCACGGCCGGCTCGAACTCCGGCCCCTCCGACTGGTCGTACGTCGCGGCGACGTCCTCACCGAAGTGACCGTCCTCCATGTCCGGACGGTAGCGCGGCACGCCGCGGCGGTGCCCGCTATTTTCCGCCGAGGAACTCGTCGAGCACCTTCGCCGTCGCCTCGGCGGGGATGCCGTGCCCGGCGCCGCCGGGGACCTCGGCGTACCTCGCCCGGCCGAGGTACGCGGGCAGCGCCCGGGCGGCTTCGCGCAGGCCGGGCCAAGTCTCGCTGCCGCTGAGGACGAGGACGTCCAGATCGAGAGCACGCATGGCCGCGGTGGGAAGGTTCGGCGCGGCCGTGAGCGTGGCGTCGTACACCAGGCTCTGCGCGACGGCCTCCAGCTGCGGCCACATCGGTGAGCGCCGGATCTGCTCGACCGTCTCCGGCGGCAGCCCGATGCCCTCGATCTGCATCGTCGCGACCGCGTCACCGCGCCTGCCGTCGCCGATCAGCGCGGCGAGCTTCCCCGCCAGGTCGCGGGCCGAGCCGGCCAGACCGCCGAGCGCGAACGGCGGCTCGTAGAGCGCGACGCGGGTGATCGCCGCCCCGGCGGCCGCGGCGTGCAGCGCGAGGATGCCACCTGAGGAGAAGCCGAACACCGCGGTCGGCCCGCCCTCGGCCGCGAGCACGGCGTTCAGGTCCTCGACCTCGCGCTCGACCCGGTAGGTCGCGGCCTGGTGCGGCGGAATGACGTCGCCGCTGTCCCCGCGCCCGCGCCGGTCGACGCACACGACGGTGTACCGGTCGCGCAGCACCTCCGCGACGGGCGCGCACGCCGTCCGGTCGTTGAAGGCGCCGCCGAGGAACACGACGAGCGGCCCGCTGCCGTCCCGCTCGTAGGCGATGGGCGTCCCGTCCGCCGAGGTGACCGTGTGCATGCCGTCCTCCTTCACCGGGGGTTTCAGTGTGCCGACGAACGGGCCCGCGGTGGGAGGACATCCGGGAAGCCGAACCGCCGCACCAGGGACGGCTCGCCGAAGACGGTGATCTTCGCGATGCCCGTGGCGGTCCCCGTGAGGACCGCGAGGCCGTATGCGCGGTGCGCGCCGCCGGTGAGGCGGTACGTCACCGCGGCCGGCTGGTCGTTCGCCGTCGTCGGCAGCATGCGCCACTCGCCCGGCTTGCCGATCATCGCGGGGCTCTCGAGGAACGGCAGGCAGGTGCGGCGGCCGGCGAACCACGTCGGCGACCCGACCACCTCCAGCGCGGCGTCCTGGCGCAGCGCGCGTTCCAGCAGCGCGACATCGGACTTCTCGAACGCCGCCATGTACTGCTCCAGCAGCGCACGCGCCTCGGGCGCGGACGGCTCCGCCGGCTCCTCCGGCGCGGCCACCTCCGCCAGGCTCGCCCGGGCCCGTTGCAGCGCGCTCTTCACCGCCGCGACCGTCAGGCCGAGCATCCCGGCGACCTCGGCGGCCGGGAAGGCCAGCACATCCCACAGGATCAGCACCGCCCGCTGCCGCGGTGGCAGCACTGCAGGCTCGCGATCAGCGCCAGCCGCACCCCCTCCCGCGATTCGGCCGCCGCCGCGGGGTCCACCGGGATCGGCTGGAGCCACGCCACCGCCGGCCGCCTCACCGGGCGCCGCGGCCGGATCGTCCGACGGCGGCGCCAGCCCGGACGGCAGCACCCGCCGCCCGCGGCCCCGCAACGCCGTCAGGCACACGTTCGTCGCGATCCGGTACAGCCAGGTGCGCACCGACGCCCGCCCCTCGAACGCGCCGAACGACCGCCACGCGCGCAGATACGTCTCCTGCACCAGGTCCTCGGCGTCGTCGAGCGAGCCGAGCATCCGGTAGCAGTGCGCCAGCAATTCGGCGCGGAACGGCTCCGCCACGCGGGCGAAGCCGTCCTCGGTGGTTCCCACGTCAAGCACTCTGCCCCACCTTCGCCGGTGGGAAGAGGTTCACGTGCTCCGGGAAGATCCGCACGACCACGCGGTCCGCGTCCGGCTCCGGCGGCGGCTCCTGCCCGCCCATGTACAGCTGGTACATCACCACCGGCAGCTCCTTCCCCGGATCGGCGGTGATCTCCACGCGGCCGCGCACCTCCGCGTAGTGGCCGGTCACCCGGGACACCACGAGCAGGCTGAGCCGCGAATCGCGCACCAGGTCGCGGGTCTTGCGGCGGCCGCGAAGCGTGCTGAACACGATCGTGCCGTCGTCCTCGCACTTGACGAAGACGACCGAGGACTGGGGACGGCCGTCGGAATTGCTGGTCGAGACGATCGCGAAGTGCGGTGCGCCGACGAGGCGGCGGACGGTTTCGGGCAGTGTCATACCGGTACCGACTCGCGGGCGGCCGGAAAGGAATCGGTCTCAGCGCACCGTCATGCGCACGCCCTCGGCCAGCCGGTATGGGCGCGTGTCCACCAGCGCGCCCAGCAGCCGGCGCAGGCGCGAAACCTCCGCACGCACCGTGACGATGTGCTCGGCGTCGCCGTACAACGCGCGGCTGAGCGCCTCCGCCGACAGCCCGGCCTGCCCGGCGCGGTGCAGCAGCACGAGGATTTCCGCGTGGCGGCGGGTCACCTTGCGCCGCCAGCCGGTGTCGCCGCCCTGCAGCGTCAGCAGCGGGGTGTGCGTGAGGTCGAGGTCGAGCGTCACCCGCCGGTCGGGTCCGGCCGGACGGATCAGCCAGCCCTCGGCCAGCCGCTCGGGCAGGCACGCGCCGAGCCCGGGCACCGCGATCGGCTCGCCCGCGGACGGCGCCGCGATGCGGTCGCCCACCGACACTCCGGCGCCTGCCGCGACCCAGCCGTGGTCGTCGACCAGCAGCGCGGGCCCGGTGGCCAGCAGCGGTTCGCCCACCTGCCGCAACCGGTCGAGGCGCCGCTGGTGCCAGCGCCAGATCTGCGCCTCGGCGAGCCTGCGGCCGGTCTCCACCAGCGCCCCGATGGCCGGGTGGAGCGTCAGCGCGGGGCCGCTCACGTCGATCACCCCGAGCAGGTCGCCGGTGCGCGGATCGTGCACCGGCGACGCCGTGCAGTACCACGGGTGCTGGTTCTGCTCGAAGTGCTCGCCCGCGAGCAGCTCGACCGGGGCTGCCTCGGCGAGCGCGGTGCCGATCGCGTTGGTGCCGACGCGTTCCTCCGTCCACTCCGCACCCTCGAAGAACCCGAGGTCGTCGGCATGGCGACGGACGCGGGACGTGCCTTCGCGCCACAGGATGACGCCGTCGGCGTCGGTGACGACCAGCAGCACGTGCGGCATCCCGCCGAGCACCTGCTTGAGGTCGCCGACCGCGTCCCGCAGCGGCGAGTTCTCCCGCCTCCTGGCCAGCTCGTCCTCGCTCAGCCAGTCCCGGGTGTTGAGCCCGTCGGCCTTCAGCCCGAGCCCGAGGACCCGTTCCCAGGACCGGGACACCACGTCACGCGGCCGCAGCGGCGGACGGCCGCCCGCGATCACGGCGTCGTGCATGCGGACCAGGTCGCGGGCGTAGGCGGGCAGGCTGCAGCCAGGCGGGACTGCGCCGGGCACGCTCACGGTCCACCTCCGCACCACTGCGTCGACGATCGAGCATAGGTGCCGCTCACGCGCTCGCCAAGGCGTGCAATTCGCTGCAACCGTTGCCGGCCACCCGACCGCCACGCTGTGATCGGTGTTACATCCCCAACGGCGAGGAGGAGTGGCGATGACACAGACAATCGACCGGGAGGCGCCGGCGCGGTCGCCGCAGGCGCGCGTCGACGCTTGGCTGGAGCGGTTCGAGGCCGCGCTGGCCGCCCGCGACGTCGAGGCGGCGGCGGGCATGTTCGCGGTCGAAAGCTTCTGGCGCGACCTGGTGGCGTTCACCTGGAACATCAAGACCGTCGAAGGCCGCGAAGGCGTCGCCGACATGCTGTCCGCCTGCCTGGACGGCACGGATCCGTCCGGTTTCCGCACCACCGAGACCCCGACCGAGGCCGACGGGGTCGTCGAGGCGTGGCTGGAATTCGAGACCGCCACCGGCCGCGGCAAGGGCCACCTCCGGCTCACCGACGAAGGCGCCTGGACGTTCCTGACCAGCCTCCGCGAGCTGAAGGGCTTCGAGGAACCGCAACGCGAACGCCGCCCGAAGGGGGTGCGGCACGGCGTCATCCGGGGACGCCGGGTGTGGGCCGAGGAGCGCGAGCTGGAGAAGAAGGAGCTCGGGTACGAGCGCCAGCCCTACGTGGTGGTGATCGGCGGCGGGCAGGGTGGCATCGCGCTCGGCGCGCGGCTGCGGCAGCTCGGGGTGCCGGCGCTGGTCGTGGACCGCCACGAACGTCCCGGCGACCAGTGGCGCAAGCGCTACAAGAGCCTGTGCCTGCACGACCCGGTCTGGTACGACCACCTGCCCTACCTGCCGTTCCCGGAGAACTGGCCGGTGTTCGCGCCGAAGGACAAGATCGCGGACTGGCTGGAGATGTACACCCGCGTGATGGACGTGCCGTACTGGACTCGGTCGGAGGTGAAGTCCGCCTCCTACGACGAGGACACGGCACAGTGGACGGTCACCGTCGACCGCGCGGGTGAAACAGTCGTGCTGACGCCGAAACAGCTCGTGTTCGCCACCGGCATGTCGGGCAAGCCGAACATCCCGTCGTTCCCCGGGATGGATGTCTTCGAGGGCGACCAGCACCACTCTTCGCAGCACCCGGGCCCGGACGCCTACGCGGGCAAGAAGGCCGTGGTGATCGGCTCGAACAACTCGGCGCACGACATCTGCGCGGCGCTGTGGGAGCACGGCGCGGACGTCACGATGGTGCAGCGGTCCTCCACCCACGTGGTGAAGTCGGATTCGCTGATGGAGATCGGTCTCGGCGACCTGTACTCCGAGCGCGCGGTGGCGAACGGGATGACCACCGACAAGGCCGACATGGTGTTCGCGTCGCTGCCCTACCGGATCATGCACCAGTTCCAGATCCCGGTGTACCAGCAGATCAAGCAGCGCGACGCGGACTTCTACGACCGCCTGGAGAAGGCCGGTTTCCTGCACGACTGGGGCGACGACGGGTCCGGCCTGTTCATGAAGTACCTGCGGCGCGGCTCCGGCTACTACATCGACGTCGGCGCCTCCGAGCTCGTCGCGAACGGCGACATCAAACTGGTACGCGGCCAGGTCGACCACCTGACGCGCGACGCCGTGGTGCTCGCCGACGGCACCGAACTGGAGGCCGACCTGGTGGTGTACGCGACCGGGTACGGGTCGATGAACGGGTGGGTCGCCGACATCGCCGGGCAGGAGATGGCCGACCGGGTCGGCAAGTGCTGGGGCCTCGGCTCGGGGACGACGAAGGACCCCGGCCCGTGGGAGGGCGAGCAGCGGAACATGTGGAAGCCGACCCAGCAGCCGGGGTTGTGGTTCCACGGCGGGAACCTGCACCAGTCCCGGCACTACTCGCTGTACCTGGCGCTGCAGCTGAAGGCCCGGTACGAGGGCATCCCGACGCCGGTGTACGGGCTGCAGGAGGTGCACCACCTGTCGTGAAGCTTCCGGGGCCCGGCCCTCGACGGGCGGCCGGGCCCCGGGTTCCACCTACGCGAACGCGTTCACCCCGGTCAGCTCCGCGGACATCGCCCACAGCCGCGCGGCCTGCTCCCGGTCGGTGGCGTAGTCGCGGACGCCGAGGAACATCGCCGGGCGGCCCGGGCCGGACGCGAGCGGCTCACCCGAGGCCGGCTCGGCGATGTCGCAGTCCTCGCAGTACACGCCGCCCATCCCGGCCAGCCGCGGCGACGTCGCGGCCCACACCTGCGTCGCCGCGCCCTGCTCGGGGGTCTTGAACCAGTCGGCGACCGGGGTGCCGTTCTCGTCGACCCAGCCGTTCGCGATCTGCTCCGCCAGCGGGATGTGCCGCTGCAGCGGGGTCAGGATGCTGCCCCGGGTGCACCGGCCTGCCACTTGTCGTAACCGCGCTCGAACCACATGTCGTCCCAGCGGATGCCGGAGAAGTGGTGGCCGCGCGAGGACACCGACACGATCCGCGCGCCCGGCGCGATCGCCGGCCACAGGCGGTTCACCAGCGCGAAGTGGCCGAGGTGGTTGGTCGCGAACTGGGCCTCCCAGCCGGGGCCGACGCGTGTTTCCGGGCAGGCCATGATCGCGGCGCTGTTGATCACGGTGTCGATGCGGCGCCCGGACGAGGTGAACCGCCCGGCGAAGTCCCGCACGCTGTCCAGGTCGCCCAGGTCCAGCTCGTCGACCTCGGCCAGGTCGCCCAGCGCCGCCTTGGCCGCGTCCGGCCGCCGGGCCGGGACGACGACGTGCGCGCCCGCGCCGGCCAGCGCGCGGGTGGTCTCCAGGCCGAGGCCGGAATAGCCGCCGGTGACGATCGCGAGCCTGCCGGACAGGTCGATCCCGCGCAGGACCTCCGCGGCGGTGGTCGACGCGCCGAAGCCGGATCCGATGGGGTGCTGTGCCGTGGTCATGGCGCCGACGCTAGGTGCTGGAGCGCGCTCCAGCGCAAACCTGAATCGGGGACTTGACTGAATCTACAGTGCGACCTACATATATCACTGTCAGCGGT carries:
- a CDS encoding helix-turn-helix domain-containing protein: MSVPGAVPPGCSLPAYARDLVRMHDAVIAGGRPPLRPRDVVSRSWERVLGLGLKADGLNTRDWLSEDELARRRENSPLRDAVGDLKQVLGGMPHVLLVVTDADGVILWREGTSRVRRHADDLGFFEGAEWTEERVGTNAIGTALAEAAPVELLAGEHFEQNQHPWYCTASPVHDPRTGDLLGVIDVSGPALTLHPAIGALVETGRRLAEAQIWRWHQRRLDRLRQVGEPLLATGPALLVDDHGWVAAGAGVSVGDRIAAPSAGEPIAVPGLGACLPERLAEGWLIRPAGPDRRVTLDLDLTHTPLLTLQGGDTGWRRKVTRRHAEILVLLHRAGQAGLSAEALSRALYGDAEHIVTVRAEVSRLRRLLGALVDTRPYRLAEGVRMTVR
- a CDS encoding sigma factor; the protein is MLDVGTTEDGFARVAEPFRAELLAHCYRMLGSLDDAEDLVQETYLRAWRSFGAFEGRASVRTWLYRIATNVCLTALRGRGRRVLPSGLAPPSDDPAAAPGEAAGGGVAPADPGGPRGGGRIAGGGAAGADREPAVLPPRQRAVLILWDVLAFPAAEVAGMLGLTVAAVKSALQRARASLAEVAAPEEPAEPSAPEARALLEQYMAAFEKSDVALLERALRQDAALEVVGSPTWFAGRRTCLPFLESPAMIGKPGEWRMLPTTANDQPAAVTYRLTGGAHRAYGLAVLTGTATGIAKITVFGEPSLVRRFGFPDVLPPRARSSAH
- a CDS encoding NAD(P)/FAD-dependent oxidoreductase; the protein is MTQTIDREAPARSPQARVDAWLERFEAALAARDVEAAAGMFAVESFWRDLVAFTWNIKTVEGREGVADMLSACLDGTDPSGFRTTETPTEADGVVEAWLEFETATGRGKGHLRLTDEGAWTFLTSLRELKGFEEPQRERRPKGVRHGVIRGRRVWAEERELEKKELGYERQPYVVVIGGGQGGIALGARLRQLGVPALVVDRHERPGDQWRKRYKSLCLHDPVWYDHLPYLPFPENWPVFAPKDKIADWLEMYTRVMDVPYWTRSEVKSASYDEDTAQWTVTVDRAGETVVLTPKQLVFATGMSGKPNIPSFPGMDVFEGDQHHSSQHPGPDAYAGKKAVVIGSNNSAHDICAALWEHGADVTMVQRSSTHVVKSDSLMEIGLGDLYSERAVANGMTTDKADMVFASLPYRIMHQFQIPVYQQIKQRDADFYDRLEKAGFLHDWGDDGSGLFMKYLRRGSGYYIDVGASELVANGDIKLVRGQVDHLTRDAVVLADGTELEADLVVYATGYGSMNGWVADIAGQEMADRVGKCWGLGSGTTKDPGPWEGEQRNMWKPTQQPGLWFHGGNLHQSRHYSLYLALQLKARYEGIPTPVYGLQEVHHLS
- a CDS encoding alpha/beta fold hydrolase yields the protein MHTVTSADGTPIAYERDGSGPLVVFLGGAFNDRTACAPVAEVLRDRYTVVCVDRRGRGDSGDVIPPHQAATYRVEREVEDLNAVLAAEGGPTAVFGFSSGGILALHAAAAGAAITRVALYEPPFALGGLAGSARDLAGKLAALIGDGRRGDAVATMQIEGIGLPPETVEQIRRSPMWPQLEAVAQSLVYDATLTAAPNLPTAAMRALDLDVLVLSGSETWPGLREAARALPAYLGRARYAEVPGGAGHGIPAEATAKVLDEFLGGK
- a CDS encoding PPOX class F420-dependent oxidoreductase, translating into MTLPETVRRLVGAPHFAIVSTSNSDGRPQSSVVFVKCEDDGTIVFSTLRGRRKTRDLVRDSRLSLLVVSRVTGHYAEVRGRVEITADPGKELPVVMYQLYMGGQEPPPEPDADRVVVRIFPEHVNLFPPAKVGQSA